AACGTAAACGGAAAAACTGAACTGGTGCCGCTGGAGCTGTATGCAGATGGCTCTCTTAAAAGAGCAATTTAAAAAAAAATACGCTCTGCAAGCATAAAAAAATTTCTGTTTCCTGATTCTGTACCAAAGTTCGGGAATACTCTACAATACAGCGGATAAGTTAGCGTTCATCGTCTTGAAACGACAGAGCTGCAATGGCTGGTGTAAAGCCTTACCAAAATTCGATGCTATTGGAGAAACCCGAACATTTCCCCGTCCTGGGAGTGCCCGTTCATCTGTTAGATGACTATTCTAAGTGGCTCATCTCGCGTCTACATGAGAAAGTAGGCGGTCATGTCGTCACGCTAAATGCCGAAATGGCGATTCAGGCAGAAGACAACCCCAAGCTGGCTGGGATCATCCAGCAGGCTGAACTGGTAATTCCGGATGGAGCTGGGGTTGTCCTTTATTTGCGGCTAAAGGGTAGACGCTTGAGACGCTGTCCGGGAATTGAGTTGGCAGAGTCACTCTTACAGGAAGCTGGGCAAATGGGGAAGCTTTGCCCAATTTTTTTCTATGGTGGGGCACCAGGAGTCGCGCAAGCAGCAGCAGCGGCTTGGGAGGAACGATTGCCGGGAATTGCGATCGCTGGGAGTCAACACGGCTACCTCTTACCCGAAGCAGAACCAGAATTTAAGACAACGCTGCAAACCCTCCAACCCCGTCTGATATTTGTGGGTTTAGGCGTTCCCCGTCAGGAACTATGGATTGCCGAAAACCGGCACCTGTGTCCCGAATCGATTTGGATTGGTGTCGGCGGTAGCTTCGATATTTGGGCTGGAATTAAATCTAGGGCACCTGCTTGGTTGCGGGATAATCACCTGGAATGGCTTTATCGTCTGTATCAAGAACCGTGGCGCTGGCGAAGAATGATGGCTTTGCCACAATTTGCCTTGCGAGCTGTGGTAAAAAGTTATGAGTTTTGAATTGTTAATTGTTCATTGGAGTTGCCATGAACGATGAGCGATTAGCCATTAGCCATTAGCAATACGCACTGATAACTTTTATATGACCACAGCTTCTGCTCATCCCGGCATTGGCAAAAATCACCGGAGTGACGCACGGGACGCCAATTACTCAGCCTCCTCGCCGGTCATGGTGAAATTGCGGGAAGTGACAAAAATTTATTCCAATGGCAGCCGTGGGTTATTGGATGTGAATTTGGAAGTCAAGCGAGGGGACTTCTTGTTTGTCACCGGGCCTTCTGGTTCTGGTAAATCAACACTCTTAAAGCTGTTGTATGGGGAAGAACGCCCCACGGATGGCGAGGTAATGGTCGATAACTGCAACGTCGCGCAGTTGCGGGGTCATCGCCTGTCTCTGCTGCGGCGGCGCATCGGCGTCGTTTTTCAAGACTACAAACTCATCCCCCGCCGGACAGTCACGGAAAATATTGCTTTTGTGCTGTGGGCGCAAGGCTTCACACGCAAGGAAATTGAGCGCCGCCTCCCTCCAACTCTGAAATTAGTCGGGTTGCAGCATAAAGCGGACTGTTTTCCTGAAGAACTCTCTGGTGGAGAGCAACAGCGCGTCAGTCTTGCCCGTGCCATTGTCGGAACGCCACCGCTGCTACTGGCAGATGAACCTACCGGAAACCTCGATGCGGATAATTCGGCATCGGTGCTGAGAATTCTCCAGAAACTCAACGCTTTCGGTGCCACAGTGATGGTGACAACGCACGACGAACGCTTATTGCGGATGGCGAATAGACCTGTGGTGCAAATCTGTGAGGGGCAATTAAAAATCAGAAATTAACCAGAAATGAATCATTCTTCTGTTTAATTTTTTACTGGGCGCTTCTGACCAAAATCACGGTGCTTTTCACGCCACGCGCGATCGCTTCGGGAATATTTCCTTTGATCACCTGCTGCAATAGCCCTTCCCGACTAGCACCCAATATCACGACATCGCAGGCGTCAGTTTGCGCGAGATCGATTACGGCATCCGAGACAGAACTGGAACGAAGAGGAATTGCCTTCACACTTGCGCTCAGTTGACGGCTGAGAAACAAGGCTGATTTTTCTAAC
This genomic stretch from Coleofasciculus sp. FACHB-1120 harbors:
- a CDS encoding WecB/TagA/CpsF family glycosyltransferase, producing MLLEKPEHFPVLGVPVHLLDDYSKWLISRLHEKVGGHVVTLNAEMAIQAEDNPKLAGIIQQAELVIPDGAGVVLYLRLKGRRLRRCPGIELAESLLQEAGQMGKLCPIFFYGGAPGVAQAAAAAWEERLPGIAIAGSQHGYLLPEAEPEFKTTLQTLQPRLIFVGLGVPRQELWIAENRHLCPESIWIGVGGSFDIWAGIKSRAPAWLRDNHLEWLYRLYQEPWRWRRMMALPQFALRAVVKSYEF
- the ftsE gene encoding cell division ATP-binding protein FtsE — translated: MTTASAHPGIGKNHRSDARDANYSASSPVMVKLREVTKIYSNGSRGLLDVNLEVKRGDFLFVTGPSGSGKSTLLKLLYGEERPTDGEVMVDNCNVAQLRGHRLSLLRRRIGVVFQDYKLIPRRTVTENIAFVLWAQGFTRKEIERRLPPTLKLVGLQHKADCFPEELSGGEQQRVSLARAIVGTPPLLLADEPTGNLDADNSASVLRILQKLNAFGATVMVTTHDERLLRMANRPVVQICEGQLKIRN